In Elaeis guineensis isolate ETL-2024a chromosome 1, EG11, whole genome shotgun sequence, a genomic segment contains:
- the LOC105033554 gene encoding calmodulin-like protein 6 — MSPSSFPSPSPQITNNLSLLPSRPLLSCPVLLKLTMTALLLFAILFTCGLINSVFFFHPSKLLAWLCSILRIASFSPKPKEKAPKKDDNEVVVSKVTVEKPNLETIFATFDRDGDGFITAKELEESFKRLGMFSTRNEIMSMMERVDTNGDGLIDLEEFRELYDSIGRGRGLGQGGEDGDERVERGRLEEEEEEEDEEMELRHAFDVFDENGDGLITVEELGLVLASLGLKRGATVEDCRDMIRKVDLDGDGMVNFEEFKKMMKGGKVF, encoded by the coding sequence ATGAGTCCCTCTTCTTTCCCTTCTCCATCTCCCCAAATAACTAATAACCTCTCTCTCCTCCCCTCCCGTCCCCTCCTCTCTTGTCCTGTTCTTCTAAAATTAACCATGACTGCCCTCCTCTTGTTTGCCATCCTCTTCACTTGTGGCCTTATCAATTCCGTCTTCTTTTTCCACCCTTCAAAGCTCTTGGCATGGCTTTGTTCGATTCTTCGTATAGCTTCTTTTTCTCCAAAGCCAAAAGAGAAAGCTCCCAAGAAGGATGACAACGAAGTGGTAGTTAGCAAGGTGACGGTCGAGAAGCCCAACCTTGAGACGATATTCGCCACCTTCGATAGAGATGGCGACGGCTTCATCActgcgaaggagctcgaggagtcgttcaagaggttggggatgttCAGCACGAGAAATGAGATCATGAGCATGATGGAGAGGGTCGACACCAATGGAGACGGCCTCATAGACCTCGAGGAGTTTAGAGAGCTCTATGATTCGATAGGAAGAGGCCGAGGACTGGGTCAAGGTGGAGAAGATGGTGACGAGAGAGTGGAGAGAGGTAgattggaggaggaggaagaagaagaagatgaagagatggAGTTGAGACATGCCTTTGATGTGTTTGATGAGAACGGGGATGGACTGATAACGGTGGAGGAGTTGGGATTGGTGCTGGCTTCTTTGGGGTTGAAGAGAGGGGCCACGGTGGAGGACTGCAGGGATATGATAAGGAAGGTGGATTTGGATGGGGATGGCATGGTGAACTTTGAGGAGTTCAAGAAGATGATGAAGGGTGGGAAGGTCTTTTGA